The Synchiropus splendidus isolate RoL2022-P1 chromosome 1, RoL_Sspl_1.0, whole genome shotgun sequence genome includes a window with the following:
- the LOC128752491 gene encoding cornifelin homolog B-like, with the protein MAPQALRNWHTDLCDCCVDIGTCCYGFWCCPCLACTVSSKFESNACFPVCDMLCPIVSAMGIPLIVPPAGLSIRAAMRHKYGIRGDLCNDTLLACFCVICNWCQMHRELKNIEKNRPVVVNVMTNTVVQQQPHMMIPVQTVPAVSPQNMVVMTQ; encoded by the exons ATGGCACCACAAGCGCTGAGAAACTGGCACACTGATCTCTGCGACTGTTGTGTGGACATAGGCACTT GCTGCTATGGCTTCTGGTGCTGCCCGTGTCTCGCCTGCACAGTGTCCAGTAAATTTGAATCCAACGCCTGCTTCCCAGTATGTGACATGTTGTGCCCCATCGTGTCCGCCATGGGGATCCCTCTCATCGTGCCTCCGGCCGGACTGTCCATACGTGCGGCCATGCGACACAAATACGGCATCAGG GGCGACCTCTGCAACGACACCTTACTGGCGTGCTTCTGTGTGATCTGCAACTGGTGTCAGATGCACCGGGAGCTGAAGAACATTGAGAAAAATCGACCGGTGGTGGTCAACGTGATGACCAACActgtggtgcagcagcagccccACATGATGATTCCAGTCCAGACAGTCCCAGCTGTGAGCCCGCAAAACATGGTGGTGATGACACAGTGA
- the ttc4 gene encoding tetratricopeptide repeat protein 4, with the protein MATQCDSDDDDGMDAFMDKFKKEKYKNALSEDNWEAELDKIPIFMKDAPDDFDPKEYPELACLQAMLHDEDCTPEEQAENFKNEGNAFFKEKDYKKAVVAYTAGLQKKCQVLELNTVLLTNRAAAHFHLGNMRSAFNDAAAARKLKPDHLKALIRGAQCCIELRSFVDAIQWCDEGLKLYPTDRKLQELRAAADKHKRVADRDARKARVKGKKVHDEKEHLLAAIKARGIKLLHSAKPRPVESDSDNEASEFVAELSVDGLGCKEATGAQVYLDQQGALQWPVFFLYPEHQQSDFISAFCENNSFIDHLAVMFGEELPPWDVDRKYRPQHLQLFFEDVEKETLHRVCPESTLLEVLQHKRFFIKAGTPSFIVLVDGSAFSRKFLTGKKIK; encoded by the exons ATGGCGACTCAGTGCGACAGCGACGACGACGACGGAATGGACGCGTTTATGGACAAATTCAAGAAagagaaatataaaaatgcactTAGCGAAGACAACTGGGAGGCG GAGCTGGATAAAATACCAATATTTATGAAAGACGCTCCGGACGACTTCGATCCCAAAGAATATCCGGAGCTAGCTTGTCTGCAGGCCATGCTGCACGATGAAGACTGCACTCCTGAAG AACAAGCCGAGAACTTTAAAAATGAGGGGAATGCATTCTTCAAAGAGAAGGACTACAAAAAGGCGGTAGTGGCCTACACTGCAGGGCTGCAGAAGAAGTGCCAGGTCCTGGAGCTGAACACGGTTCTTCTCACCAACAGAGCTGCTGCCCATTTCCACCTCG GGAACATGCGCTCAGCATTCAACGATGCCGCGGCTGCAAGGAAGCTCAAACCGGATCACCTGAAAGCTCTGATCCGAG GAGCACAGTGTTGTATCGAGCTACGCAGCTTTGTGGATGCTATCCAGTGGTGTGACGAGGGACTGAAGCTCTATCCCACCGACAGgaagctgcaggagctgagagcagcagcagataaaCACAAG AGAGTGGCGGACAGAGACGCCCGCAAAGCCCGAGTCAAAGGGAAGAAGGTGCATGATGAGAAAGAGCATCTCCTGGCGGCGATAAAG GCTCGAGGCATCAAGCTGCTTCACTCGGCAAAACCTCGTCCGGTCGAGTCCGACAGTGACAATGAAGCGTCAGAGTTTGTCGCAGAGCTGAGTGTGGACGGGCTCGGGTGCAAAGAAGCCACCGGGGCTCAGGTCTACCTGGACCAGCAGGGCGCCCTCCAGTGGCCGGTGTTCTTCCTGTATCCGGAGCATCAACAGAGCGACTTCATCTCTGCCTTTTGTGAGAACAACAG TTTCATCGACCACCTGGCTGTCATGTTTGGAGAGGAGCTTCCGCCGTGGGACGTGGACAGAAAATACAGACCACAACATCTTCAG TTGTTCTTTGAGGACGTGGAGAAAGAGACGCTTCACAGAGTCTGTCCAGAGTCGACACTTTTGGAGGTGTTGCAGCACAAACG GTTCTTCATCAAGGCGGGGACGCCGAGCTTCATCGTTCTGGTCGACGGCTCGGCGTTCAGCCGGAAGTTTTTaacaggaaagaaaataaagtga
- the pars2 gene encoding probable proline--tRNA ligase, mitochondrial, protein MEPVLSQGCHKLLLRLRWTSLLSCRTHFGSAEHATSTSTCTARPIKPSLLVSRLYQPSNLRDVGQETRFQGEVTCKSQRLMLQAGLIHPSNPGCYYYLPSTVRSMEKLVRVIDQEMQGIGGQKLDMPSLCSADLWKTSERWDLMGKELFRLRDRHGLDYCLGPTHEEAVTTLVAHQTSISYRQLPLLLYQVTRKFRDEPKPRFGLLRGREFYMKDMYSFDESEEAAFKTYQSVCDAYGAVFSRLGLRYVQVQADTGNIGGTLSHEFQLPADVGEDRLLVCGSCSFAANVETLTSESIHCPSCKSGTLVESKGIEVGHTFYLGKKYSQIFNAVFTNAHNKPCVAEMGCFGLGVTRILAAAIEVMSTEDSIRWPGLLAPYQVCILPPKKGSKVDAAIVVAEDLVHTLEDMLPHLRGEVVFDDRIQMTIGKRLKDASKLGYPYVIIVGQGALDDKPMFEVICQQKNETVFLSRDGLLDLLGRVETV, encoded by the exons ATGGAGCCTGTTTTATCTCAGGGGTGTCATAAACTCTTGCTCCGGCTCCGGTGGACATCCCTCCTCTCTTGTAGGACTCACTTTGGGTCTGCAGAACATGCCACCAGTACTTCCACCTGCACTGCCAGACCCATCAAGCCGTCTCTGCTGGTGTCACGGCTCTACCAGCCGTCCAACCTGCGAGATGTGGGTCAGGAAACACGGTTTCAAGGTGAAGTCACTTGTAAGAGCCAGAGACTGATGCTGCAGGCTGggctcatccatccctccaacCCTGGGTGCTACTACTACCTCCCGTCCACCGTCCGCTCCATGGAGAAGCta GTGAGAGTGATCGATCAGGAGATGCAGGGGATCGGCGGTCAGAAGCTGGACATGCCAAGTTTATGTTCTGCAGATCTCTGGAAGACCAGTGAGCGCTGGGACCTGATGGGAAAAGAGCTGTTTCGCCTGAGAGACAGACATGGTTTAGACTACTGTTTGGGTCCGACACACGAGGAGGCGGTGACGACGCTTGTTGCTCACCAGACGAGCATCTCTTACAGACAGCTGCCCCTACTGCTCTACCAG GTGACACGCAAATTCAGGGATGAGCCAAAGCCAAGGTTCGGTCTTCTGCGGGGAAGAGAGTTCTACATGAAGGACATGTACTCGTTTGACGAGAGTGAGGAAGCTGCCTTCAAGACGTACCAGTCGGTGTGCGATGCTTACGGCGCAGTTTTCTCGCGGCTGGGCCTGCGTTACGTTCAGGTACAGGCAGACACCGGTAACATCGGCGGGACACTTTCACACGAGTTCCAGCTGCCAGCTGACGTGGGCGAGGATCGACTCCTCGTCTGTGGCAGCTGCTCCTTCGCTGCTAACGTAGAGACCCTGACATCAGAGAGCATCCACTGTCCCAGCTGTAAGAGCGGAACTTTGGTGGAGTCCAAAGGTATCGAAGTGGGCCACACTTTTTACCTCGGCAAAAAGTACTCTCAGATATTCAATGCTGTCTTCACCAATGCTCACAACAAGCCGTGTGTAGCGGAGATGGGCTGCTTCGGACTCGGTGTGACCCGCATTCTGGCTGCAGCAATAGAGGTGATGTCTACAGAGGATAGCATCCGCTGGCCTGGTCTCCTGGCTCCGTATCAGGTCTGCATCCTGCCTCCAAAGAAAGGAAGTAAGGTGGACGCAGCCATCGTTGTTGCTGAAGATCTGGTCCACACTCTGGAAGACATGCTCCCTCACTTGAGAGGTGAGGTGGTTTTCGATGACCGCATACAGATGACAATTGGTAAGAGACTGAAAGACGCTAGCAAACTGGGCTACCCATACGTGATCATAGTGGGGCAGGGGGCCCTAGACGACAAGCCCATGTTTGAGGTCATCTGTCAACAGAAGAATGAAACTGTTTTCCTCAGTCGCGATGGGCTCTTGGATCTTCTGGGGAGAGTAGAAACTGTGTGA
- the insl5a gene encoding insulin-like 5a → MRSLVVLPLVLCAVVFALEVRADVKTVKLCGREFLRAVVYTCGGSRWRRFFSDSDMEGPLAVEENSVESVSSRRNSAQSRRDINNILTTVCCQVGCRKSDLTFLC, encoded by the exons ATGCGATCGCTGGTAGTCCTGCCTCTGGTCTTGTGCGCAGTGGTGTTTGCTCTTGAGGTGAGGGCTGATGTTAAGACGGTGAAGCTCTGCGGTCGAGAGTTCCTGAGGGCTGTGGTCTACACCTGCGGCGGGTCCCGCTGGAGGAGGTTCTTCAGTGACTCAGACATGGAGG GACCTCTGGCAGTGGAGGAGAACAGCGTGGAGAGcgtgagcagcagaagaaactCGGCCCAGAGTCGACGAGACATCAACAACATACTGACCACCGTGTGCTGCCAGGTGGGCTGCAGGAAGAGTGACCTCACCTTCCTCTGCTGA